From the genome of Streptomyces sp. WZ-12:
CGATCACTGAGCCGCCCGCAGGCAACACCGGGCGCAGGCCTCAGATCACGGGAACCTGTGTGGCCGGTGCGACCGTGACCGTGGCAACGACCACCGGAACGATCACCCCCGCCACCGTCACTCCCGGCGGCACCGCCACCACCTGGACACTCCAGCCCACCACAGACCTGGCAGTCGGCGCGCACAGCCTGACCGCCACCCAGACCGTCCCCGGCAGCGACCCCTCCCCAGCCTCCACCCCGCGTGCGATCACCGTGGTTGCTACACCTGCCGCCCCGACGATCACTGAGCCGCCCGCAGGCAACACCGGGCGCAGGCCTCAGATCACGGGAACCTGTGTGGCCGGTGCGACCGTGACCGTGGCAACGACCAACGGAACGATCACCCCCGCCACCGTCACTCCCGGCGGCACCGCCACCACCTGGACACTCCAGCCCACCACAGACCTGGCAGTCGGCGCGCACAGCCTGACCGCCACCCAGACCGTCCCCGGCAGCGACCCCTCCCCAGCCTCCACCCCGCGTGCGATCACCGTGGTTGCTACACCTGCCGCCCCGACGATCACTGAGCCGCCCGCAGGCAACACCGGGCGCAGGCCTCAGATCACGGGAACCTGTGTGGCCGGTGCGACCGTGACCGTGGCAACGACCAACGGAACGATCACCCCCGCCACCGTCACTCCCGGCGGCACCGCCACCACCTGGACACTCCAGCCCACCACAGACCTGGCAGTCGGCGCGCACAGCCTGACCGCCACCCAGACCGTCCCCGGCAGCGACCCCTCCCCAGCCTCCACCCCGCGTGCGATCACCGTGGTTGCTACACCTGCCGCCCCGACGATCACTGAGCCGCCCGCAGGCAACACCGGGCGCAGGCCTCAGATCACGGGAACCTGTGTGGCCGGTGCGACCGTGACCGTGGCAACGACCAACGGAACGATCACCCCCGCCACCGTCACTCCCGGCGGCACCGCCACCACCTGGACACTCCAGCCCACCACAGACCTGGCAGTCGGCGCGCACAGCCTGACCGCCACCCAGACCGTCCCCGGCAGCGACCCCTCCCCAGCCTCCACCCCCCTCACCATCACCGTCCCTCCTGCCCGCCTCGTCGTCTGGGGACGGGGCGCGGACCAGCTCACCCCGGCCCCTACAGAGGAGGGCTTCACCCAGGTCGCCTGCACAGGCACCGGCTACAGATTCTACGATCATCAGGTGGCGGTGGCGATTGACAAGGACGGCAAACTGCACGTCTGGGGACAGGGCGCGGACCAGCTCGCTGAGGCCCCTACAGAGGGGGGCTTCACTCAGGTCACCTGCAACTACAGCGGCGGCGGCACCTATCCTCGGGTGGCGGTGGCGATTGACAAGGACGGCAAACTGCACGTCTGGGGACGGGGCGCGGGCGAGCTCACCCCGGCCCCTTCAGAGGGGGGCTTCACCCAGGTCGCCTGCACAGGCACCGGCGTCGGCACCGGCACCCATCCTAAAGTGGCGGTGGCGATTGACAAGGACGGCAAACTGCGCGTCTGGGGACAGGGCGCGGACCAGCTCACCCCGGCCCCTACAGAGGGGGGCTTCACCCAGGTCGCCTGCGCAGGCTACGGCGGCGACGACTATCCTCAGGTGGCGGTGGCGATTGACAAGGACGGCAAACTGCGCGTCTGGGGACGGGGCGCGGACCAGCTCACCCCGGCCCCTTCAGAGGGGGGCTTCACCCAGGTCGCCTGCGCAGGCACCGGCGGCACCTCTCTTCAGGTGGCGGTGGCGATTGACAAGGACGGCAAACTGCACGTCTGGGGACGGGGCGCGGACCAGCTCACCCCGGCCCCTACAGAGGGGGGCTTCACCCAGGTCACCTGCAGCGCCACCGGCCTTAACGTGGCGGTGGCGATTGACAAGGACGGCAAACTGCGCGTCTGGGGACAGGGCGCGGACCAGCTCACCCCGGCCCCTACAGAGGGGGGCTTCACCCAGGTCGCCTGCACAGGCCACGCCGGCGACACCTATCCTCAGGTGGCGGTGGCCCTTTAGAAGCCGTTGTCTTTCCGGATGTGAGCGTTGAGTTTCCGCTGTTCAGGCATGGTTTCGGTGTCGCTGCGGGAGAGTTCGGGCGATCAGTCAGTTCTCGGTGATGTGGAGATGTCCGATGCCGTCGGTGATGGGGTTGCTGGAGGAGCGGGAGGCGGTTGCCCGGGTGCGGGCGGAGGAGCTTCGCGTCGAGCTGGAGCGGATCGCTGCTGAACTCGCGGATGCAGAGGCGGTGTTGGAACGGCGGGTGATCGCCCGGACGGAACTCGCCGAGGCCCTGGCTGGTGAGGGCGAGGAGGCGCAGGCGCCTGATGCCGGTGTGTGCGAGGCGCCTTCCGTGAGCGAGAAGGCCCCAGCTCCGGTGGTGGGTCCGTCGTGCCACGCTGGCACGAGGCGGCGGCGGTGGACGCGCTCGCGGTGGACTACCGGCGGTCGTCGGAGGGTGTACACCAGAGTGTGTGAGTGGGGGATGATTGCTCCTATTTGGTTCCGGTTCCTGCCCTGAACGGAAAGTGACGCATAGTGATATCGAGGCAGGAATCTGAGGCGGTCCGCAGCGAGGCCGCGGAGCGGGCGACGCGGGCGTTGTCGCCGAGGCGATCGACGCGCTGATCGCGGACGCGAAGGACTCCGGGATTGCGCTGGACGGGCGGGACGGTCTGCTGCAGCAGATGATGAAGCAGGTCATCGAGCGGGCCCTGCAGGCCGAGCTGAGCGATCACCTCGGCTACGAGGCAGGCGATCCGGCCGGGCGTGGCAGCGGGAACAACCGCAACGGCTCGTATCCGAAGACGGTGACCACCACGGCCGGTCCGGTGGAGATCGAGGTGCCGCGGGACCGCCGGGGCGAGTACGAGCCGAAGGTCGTGCCCAAGGGCACGCAGCGGCTGGGGCAGGTCGACGAGATGATCCTGTCGCTGTACGCGCGCGGGATGACCACCCGCGACATCACCGCCCACCTGTATGAGGTCTACGGAGCCGAGGTGTCCCCGGCACTCGTCTCGAAGGTGACCGACGTGATCACCGACGAGGTCACCGGCTGGCAGAACCGTCCGCTCGACGAGTGCTACCCGATCCTCTACATCGACGCGATCGCATCAAGGTCCGTGACAACGGACACGTCGTCAACAAGGCCGCCCACCTGGTCATCGGCGTCGACACCGACGGCATCAAGAACGTCCTGGGCATCTGGCTCCAGGACGGTGAGGGCGCGAAGTTCTGGCTCCACGTCCTGACCCAGCTCAAGCACCGCGGCCTCACGGACGCGCTCATCCTCTGTTGCGACGGCTTGAGGGGGCTGCCCGAGGCGATCGAGGCCGTCTAGCCCCAGGCCATCACCCAGACCTGTGTCGTTCACTGAAGCCGTCAAGAAACAACGCGTTGCTTCGCGGAAACGATCTCGTTGATGTGGTATGCGCATATCCGACGAGGTCCGCGGCCAGTTGGCGCGACGGTTCGACGTTCTGCTCCCGCATCTGAACGAGCGTCAGCGGCGTCTGGCGCTGGCGGCCGAGGCCCGGCTGCTCGGGCATGGAGGCGTCGGTGTGGTTGCGCGGATAGCCGAGGTCAGCGAGACGACTGTCCGCAAGGGCGTGTTCGAACTCGAAGCCGGAGTCGACCCGCTGCCTGAGGGACGTGTCCGGCGTCCTGGCGGCGGGCGGATGCGGGCCGAGGCCGTCGACCCTCGGCTGGTTCCGGCGCTGATGGCGCTGGTCGAGCCGGACGAGCGCGGTGATCCGATGTCGCCGTTGCGCTGGACGGCGAAGTCGCTGCGGCACCTGGCCACCGAGTTGTCCCGGCAAGGGCATCGGGTGACCGCGCCCACGGTGGGCCGGATGCTCAAAGAGCAGGGATTCAGCCTGCAGGGCACCGCCAAGACCCTGGAAGGCGACCAACACCCGGACCGGGACGCGCAGTTCCGCTATATCAACGAGCAGGTCAAACAGCACCAGGCCGCGGGCGAGCCGGTGATCAGCGTGGACGCGAAGAAGAAGGAAGTGCGACACGATGCTGCACGAGACGAGTGAATGCGCTGGTCAGTCCTTCTGGCCCTGGTGGGGACGCCTTGCCGGCGTGAAAAGTGATCTTGGCGCCCGCTCGCCGACTCCGGTGTCTCGTTGGGACTTCAAGCCCGCAGGTCAGTCTGGTGCAGGGGCCGTCGCGGGGCCTTGCCTTGTTGCCGTAGAGCACGCCGGTCAGATTTCGCTTCCCCGTGGCCCCTTTGGGGCGGGCGCCGTCTTGGACGACGGCACTATGGAAAGGGGCGAGTGGGCATGACAGAGACGGCTGTGGAGGAGAGCGAGCAGGGCCCGGAGATGGTGGAGAGGGTCGCGGCGATCGACATCGCGAAGGCGTCGGGGTGAGGTTCCCCCGTCGTTCGGGAGGCGCTGATCAGCTGGTCAGGAGGGGTTGACGGGGTTTCAGGTTCGCTCGTTCGGCCGTTGCCTGCTCGGCGTAGTACTTCTCCTCGAATTCGATCGGGCTGGTGGCTTTATTCACGAGCCGTGACGGCGGTTGTACACGGGTTTGGGAGGCGCCCGTTTCCACGGTCGGGTGATGTTCACGAGTTTTGAAGGCAGTGGGGGGCTTGCCAGGACAGCATCGAGGTGTTCCCGGTGAAAGGCCCTGGTCATGCCGCAGATGTCGAAGGTCGAGCTGTACGCGGCGATTCGTCGGGACCACCGAGCCGGCGTGACGATGCGGGAGCTGGAGCGCAAGTACAACGTCGCCTGGCGGACGGTGCGCAAGGCCCTGGACTCGGCTTGGCCGGAGCCGCGCAAGCAGCTTCCGCCGCGGCCGTCGGCGCTTGATCCGTACAAGACGCTGATCGACGGGATCCTGCGGGCGGACCTGGGCGCGCCGCGCAAGCAGCGGCACACGGTCACCCGGATCTTCCATCGGCTGCTCGATGAGCATGGTGCGAACGTGTCCTATCCGATGGTCAGGCGCTATGTCGCCGACCGGAAGCCGCAGATCGCGGTGGAGGCGGGGAAGGCGCCCATCGAAGCGTTCGTCCCGCAGACCCACCCACCCGGCATGGAGGCGGAGGTCGACTTCGGCGACGTGGCCGTGCGGCTCGGAGGGGAGCTGGTGACCTGCTACCTGTTCTCCTTCCGCCTGTCGTATTCGGGCAAGGCCGTCCACCGGGTGTTCGCTTCCGCCGGCCAGGAAGCCTTCTTCGAGGGCCACGTGCACGCGCTGCGGACGCTGGGTGGAGTCCCGCGGGGCCGCGTCCGCTACGACAACCTCAAGGCCGCCGTCGCCCAGGTGCTGGGGCTGAGCCGGGCGAGGGTGGAAACCGACCGGTGGATCGCGTTCAGATCGCACTTCGGCATCGAGAGCTTCTACTGCCGCCCGGGCATCGACGGCGCCCACGAGAAAGGCGGTGTCGAGGGACAGATCGGCTACTTCCGCCGAAACCACTTCACCCCGGTGCCGGAAGTCTCCTCGCTGGCGGAGCTGAACGAGATGGTCGAGCAGTGGGACCTGCACGACGGCCGACGCCGGATCGGCTCTCGTTCGCAGACCATCGACGACTACTTCACCGTCGAACAGCCGCTGCTGCTGCCACTGCCGCAGGAACCTTTCGAGACCGGGCGGGTGTTCACCCCCAGGGTCGACCGCTACAGCCAGATCACCGTCCGCACCAACCGCTACTCAGTGCCGGTCCGCCTGATCGGCAAACGGGTCCGCGTCGTCCTGCACGCCTCCCACCTGGTGGTTTACGACCAGAACGTGGAAGTGGCCCGGCACGAGCGGCTGATCGCCAAGGCCAGCTGCCGCCTGGATCTGGACCACTACTTGGAGGCCCTGATCCGCAAGCCGGGCGCTTTCCCCGGCGCCACCGCCCTCGAACAAGCCCGCTCTGCAGGCAAGTTCACCCCGGTCCATGACGCCTGGTGGGATCAGGCCCGCAAAGTCCACGGCGAGCGGGACGGCACCCGAGCCCTGATCGAGGTGCTGCTGCTGGGCCGACACATCCCTCACGAGTACCTGGTCGCCGGGCTGGCCACGGCCCTGCGGGCCGGGGCTCTGACCGCGGACGCGGTCGCCCTGGAGGCCCGCAAGGCCGCCCAGGCCGAGGACGAGCCAGCTGCCCCCGGCTCGTCGGGCACCGAAGCGGGACAGCCGTCGGGGACCGTGACGTTTCTGCACGAGTGGAAGCTCGCCCACCTTCCGCCGGACACCAGGCCGCTGCCCTCGGTGACCCCCTATGACCAGTTGCTCCGACGTCGTCGCGCCAGCGGCGGCGCCCACCGAGAGGAAGAAGCCCAGTGACCCTGCCCCGCCAGCGAGGCTTGACCGAGCAGGCCGCCACCACCGCCATCGACACCGCCTGCCGCATGCTGCGGCTGCCGTCGATCCGCAAGGAGTTCGCCGACATCGCCGACCGGGCGGTGAAGGACCAGCTGACCTATCGCGGCTTCCTTGCCGAGATGCTGATGGCCGAGTGCGACGACCGGTCCCGCCGCCGCTCGGAACGCAGGATCAAGGCCGCCGGCTTCCCGAGAGAAAAGTCGCTGCGGACCTTCGACTTCGACGCCAACCCCAACATCGACGCGGCCACCATCAACACGCTCGCCAGCTGCGAGTGGATCAAGAAGGGGCAGCCGCTCTGCCTGATCGGTGACTCCGGCACCGGCAAATCGCACATGCTGATCGCCCTGGGCACCGAGGCGGCGATGAAGGGCTACCGGGTCCGCTACACGCTCGCCACGAAACTGGTGAACGAGCTGGTCGAAGCCGCCGACGAGAAGCAGCTCACCAAGACCATCGCCCGCTACGGCCGCGTCGATCTTTTGTGCATCGACGAACTCGGATACATGGAACTGGACCGGCACGGAGCCGAGTTGCTGTTCCAGGTCCTGACCGAACGCGAGGAGAAGAACAGCGTCGCCATCGCCTCCAACGAGTCGTTCGGCGGGTGGACAAAGACCTTCACCGATCCCCGTCTCTGCGCGGCCATCGTCGACCGCCTGACCTTCAACGGCGCAATCATCGAGACCGGCACCGACTCCTACCGGCTCGCTTCCACCCGGGCCCGGGTGGAAGAACCGGCCAAGGCCGGCTGACACCTGCAGGCCCCATCTCGACGGC
Proteins encoded in this window:
- the istA gene encoding IS21 family transposase is translated as MSKVELYAAIRRDHRAGVTMRELERKYNVAWRTVRKALDSAWPEPRKQLPPRPSALDPYKTLIDGILRADLGAPRKQRHTVTRIFHRLLDEHGANVSYPMVRRYVADRKPQIAVEAGKAPIEAFVPQTHPPGMEAEVDFGDVAVRLGGELVTCYLFSFRLSYSGKAVHRVFASAGQEAFFEGHVHALRTLGGVPRGRVRYDNLKAAVAQVLGLSRARVETDRWIAFRSHFGIESFYCRPGIDGAHEKGGVEGQIGYFRRNHFTPVPEVSSLAELNEMVEQWDLHDGRRRIGSRSQTIDDYFTVEQPLLLPLPQEPFETGRVFTPRVDRYSQITVRTNRYSVPVRLIGKRVRVVLHASHLVVYDQNVEVARHERLIAKASCRLDLDHYLEALIRKPGAFPGATALEQARSAGKFTPVHDAWWDQARKVHGERDGTRALIEVLLLGRHIPHEYLVAGLATALRAGALTADAVALEARKAAQAEDEPAAPGSSGTEAGQPSGTVTFLHEWKLAHLPPDTRPLPSVTPYDQLLRRRRASGGAHREEEAQ
- the istB gene encoding IS21-like element helper ATPase IstB: MTLPRQRGLTEQAATTAIDTACRMLRLPSIRKEFADIADRAVKDQLTYRGFLAEMLMAECDDRSRRRSERRIKAAGFPREKSLRTFDFDANPNIDAATINTLASCEWIKKGQPLCLIGDSGTGKSHMLIALGTEAAMKGYRVRYTLATKLVNELVEAADEKQLTKTIARYGRVDLLCIDELGYMELDRHGAELLFQVLTEREEKNSVAIASNESFGGWTKTFTDPRLCAAIVDRLTFNGAIIETGTDSYRLASTRARVEEPAKAG